One Shewanella sp. MR-4 DNA window includes the following coding sequences:
- a CDS encoding NAD(P)H-quinone oxidoreductase — protein sequence MSELPHDYTHIYLEQPGEPEVMQLTRSPLPVLSAGQVLIRNCAVGVNGPDIKQRMGMYPPPPGASPIIGLEVAGEICALGDGVTQWQLGDKVCALVPGGGYGEYTLTYAVHCLPIPQGFSEVQAAALPETFFTVWGNLFMRAGLKAGETVLIHGGSGGIGSTAISLAKHLGATVITTTGQDEKRDYCSGLGAHLVVNYNTQNFVEEVMAFTQGKGVNVVFDIAGGDFINLNLQALALDGRMVSVSTQRSAKAEVNILQLMAKRIVWTGSTLRPQTVEAKAEIAKQLAEHVWPLLDSQQIVPHICATFPLAEAAKAHALMQSGEHRGKVVLTL from the coding sequence ATGTCCGAATTACCCCATGATTACACGCATATTTATCTTGAGCAGCCCGGCGAGCCTGAGGTGATGCAGCTGACACGCTCGCCATTGCCCGTACTGAGTGCTGGCCAAGTCTTAATTCGTAACTGTGCCGTCGGGGTAAATGGTCCCGATATCAAACAAAGGATGGGAATGTATCCGCCACCACCTGGGGCCTCGCCGATTATTGGGCTGGAAGTTGCGGGGGAGATCTGCGCCTTAGGCGACGGCGTGACCCAATGGCAACTGGGGGATAAGGTTTGCGCCTTAGTGCCCGGCGGTGGCTATGGTGAGTATACCTTGACCTATGCAGTCCATTGTTTACCTATCCCACAGGGCTTTTCTGAGGTGCAAGCCGCGGCGCTGCCCGAAACCTTTTTCACTGTGTGGGGCAACCTCTTTATGCGCGCGGGACTCAAGGCGGGTGAAACCGTGTTGATCCACGGCGGCTCGGGTGGCATTGGCAGCACGGCGATTTCCCTTGCTAAGCACCTTGGTGCGACCGTGATTACGACCACGGGGCAGGATGAAAAGCGCGACTATTGCTCGGGATTAGGCGCCCATCTGGTGGTGAATTACAACACCCAAAATTTTGTTGAAGAAGTCATGGCCTTTACTCAGGGTAAAGGCGTCAATGTGGTGTTTGATATCGCTGGTGGTGACTTTATCAACTTGAATCTTCAAGCATTAGCCTTGGATGGCCGCATGGTGTCGGTGTCGACTCAGCGTAGTGCCAAGGCTGAAGTGAACATTCTGCAGCTGATGGCCAAACGTATTGTGTGGACTGGCTCGACCTTAAGACCTCAGACCGTAGAGGCAAAAGCCGAAATCGCCAAGCAATTAGCCGAGCATGTTTGGCCTTTGCTCGATAGCCAGCAAATCGTGCCGCATATCTG
- a CDS encoding tetratricopeptide repeat protein, which produces MSLIYKVVWLGIILSLSLFNSAPVWAGFWDSLWQRELPVDQTTPPKDAQRFEFSGSLPSHTQLELVGYYTSSACTRKEIRFPNGDIANPYRATLNKSSVLRQSLESGATATSFGLSLALQGGGDCDWQLEDLVLDLTLLPSHPVWQKVQSLKDKYLHISPLLTSNELPAKASPHDGFYLSQELTIEPVLAGSEEDTNLVAALPLSLNPVYYPVVIYSPKTDSPFEVKLKSNLQSSSRLWSSAATQMVRFDKQPVLRVQFNPEILTDYQVNVWRQPEHISVHYPDGTEYRYPRGDVHLYAYGKPESMLNTLSASAKAEDKRLLAQIYWAGHALTQDKEKARKFYREAAEGDDLIAIQWMQSQAAYAGEVELSRYWLQRAARLGDVEAKLELIRQPFETILQGKPNTAEAKSAEVKAWQQLNRLVSQGVPEAMSMMALYQALPWSPYHDETAALTHYRMSVQVDPALAHSAASDYYYLLEDFEQSQEFWQIAAERDLYAAAEYADILLKPDTRDAHQVRIWLEKVVSQGAKQGMQRDVLGRAYFQLASLLDTGEGGSVEPERALALYQHSIELAKSFTNDYEAKAKARVQALEKL; this is translated from the coding sequence ATGAGTTTGATTTATAAAGTGGTTTGGCTAGGCATCATCCTGAGTCTAAGCCTTTTTAACTCTGCGCCAGTTTGGGCTGGATTTTGGGATAGTCTGTGGCAGCGGGAACTGCCCGTCGATCAAACTACACCACCCAAGGATGCGCAGCGCTTTGAATTTTCAGGATCTTTACCCTCTCATACTCAGCTAGAATTGGTGGGTTATTACACTTCCTCGGCTTGTACCCGTAAAGAAATCCGTTTCCCGAATGGTGATATTGCCAATCCCTATCGTGCCACGCTCAATAAAAGCTCAGTATTGCGTCAATCGCTTGAAAGTGGCGCTACCGCGACATCATTCGGCCTCTCGTTAGCACTGCAAGGGGGCGGTGATTGTGATTGGCAGTTGGAGGATTTAGTCCTCGATCTGACTCTGCTGCCAAGCCATCCCGTGTGGCAGAAAGTACAATCATTGAAAGACAAATACCTACATATATCGCCATTATTAACATCGAATGAGTTGCCCGCTAAAGCTTCGCCCCACGATGGGTTTTATCTGAGTCAGGAGCTGACTATCGAGCCCGTGCTTGCTGGCAGCGAAGAAGATACCAATCTGGTTGCGGCGTTGCCGCTTAGCCTCAATCCCGTGTATTACCCTGTGGTGATTTACAGCCCCAAGACCGACAGCCCCTTTGAGGTAAAGCTTAAGAGTAATCTGCAATCGAGCAGCCGTTTATGGTCAAGCGCGGCGACACAAATGGTGCGATTCGATAAACAGCCAGTGCTGCGGGTGCAGTTTAATCCAGAAATTCTGACAGATTATCAAGTGAATGTGTGGCGTCAGCCAGAGCATATTTCGGTGCATTACCCCGATGGCACTGAGTATCGTTATCCGCGTGGGGATGTTCACCTCTATGCCTATGGTAAGCCTGAATCTATGCTCAATACCTTAAGCGCAAGTGCCAAGGCCGAAGATAAGCGATTGTTAGCGCAAATCTATTGGGCAGGTCATGCGTTGACGCAGGATAAAGAAAAGGCGCGAAAATTCTATCGCGAGGCGGCCGAGGGCGATGACTTAATCGCTATTCAGTGGATGCAATCACAAGCTGCCTATGCGGGCGAGGTTGAGCTGAGCCGTTATTGGTTACAACGCGCGGCTAGGCTTGGGGATGTCGAGGCCAAACTGGAACTTATTCGTCAGCCGTTTGAGACCATACTGCAAGGCAAGCCGAATACAGCCGAGGCAAAAAGTGCGGAAGTGAAGGCTTGGCAGCAGTTAAATCGGTTGGTTAGCCAAGGTGTCCCCGAGGCCATGAGTATGATGGCGCTGTACCAAGCATTGCCTTGGTCGCCCTACCATGATGAAACGGCAGCGTTAACTCACTATCGTATGAGTGTGCAGGTTGATCCGGCCTTAGCCCATAGCGCCGCCAGTGATTACTATTATTTGCTCGAGGATTTTGAACAAAGCCAAGAGTTTTGGCAGATTGCCGCCGAGCGGGATTTGTATGCTGCCGCAGAATATGCGGATATTCTGTTAAAACCCGACACGCGTGATGCGCACCAAGTTCGCATCTGGCTCGAAAAAGTGGTTTCGCAGGGCGCTAAACAAGGGATGCAGCGGGATGTGTTGGGGCGTGCCTATTTTCAGCTTGCGAGCCTACTCGATACGGGCGAAGGTGGCAGCGTTGAGCCAGAGCGCGCCCTTGCGCTCTATCAGCACAGCATTGAACTGGCTAAATCCTTTACGAATGATTACGAAGCTAAGGCCAAGGCAAGAGTTCAAGCGCTTGAAAAGCTTTGA
- a CDS encoding leucine-rich repeat-containing protein kinase family protein — protein MQTLAQLKAGQLQGITRLQLVEDLTEFPREIFELADTLEILDLSNNQLSSLPEDLPRLTHLKILFASNNRFEELPEVLGQCPKLEMIGFKANQIRSVPETSLPLQTRWLILTDNQITALPERMGQLHRLQKLALAGNRLTALPESMAQCRNLELVRLSANALAALPSWLLKLPKLTWLAFAGNPFSHTLVDPHADVACVPNVSLADIALGDKLGEGASGIIYQGRWLNSALVAATGTEQIAVKLFKGELTSDGYPADELDCCLTTGEHPNLIKVLAHISQKDQLGLVMALIPQGFYNLGLPPSLETCTRDTFKGGTEFSLKGIAKIAQQLAETLAHMHAQQISHGDVYAHNMMINPQMALLFGDFGAASNLAKLPPLARDAMQAIEVRALGCLIDDLLPFAGADEDEAMRAQLRQLKDLCMQPDLSCRPRFTDIAKTLAAQHLSSRA, from the coding sequence GTGCAGACGTTAGCGCAGTTAAAAGCGGGACAATTACAAGGGATTACTCGGTTACAATTGGTTGAAGACTTAACCGAGTTTCCGCGGGAGATCTTTGAGTTAGCCGATACCCTTGAGATCCTCGACTTATCCAATAACCAGCTCAGTTCACTGCCCGAAGATTTACCTCGTTTAACCCATTTGAAGATTTTATTTGCTTCAAATAACCGTTTCGAAGAGCTTCCCGAAGTATTAGGTCAATGTCCGAAATTGGAGATGATTGGCTTTAAGGCGAATCAAATTCGTTCGGTTCCTGAGACCTCATTGCCCTTGCAGACCCGCTGGTTGATCTTAACGGATAACCAAATCACCGCCTTGCCCGAACGTATGGGGCAGTTGCATCGCCTGCAAAAATTAGCCTTGGCAGGCAATCGATTAACGGCGTTACCTGAGTCTATGGCACAGTGTCGTAACTTAGAGCTAGTGCGTTTGTCGGCAAATGCTTTAGCCGCGCTGCCGAGTTGGTTGCTTAAGCTTCCTAAACTCACATGGCTGGCGTTTGCGGGCAATCCCTTTAGTCATACGTTGGTCGATCCCCATGCCGATGTGGCCTGTGTGCCAAATGTGTCATTGGCGGATATCGCTCTCGGTGACAAATTGGGTGAGGGCGCCTCGGGTATTATTTATCAGGGGCGTTGGTTAAATTCTGCGTTGGTTGCCGCCACGGGGACTGAGCAGATCGCGGTTAAGCTATTTAAGGGCGAGCTGACCAGTGACGGTTACCCTGCCGATGAATTGGATTGTTGTTTAACCACGGGCGAGCATCCAAATCTCATCAAGGTCTTAGCGCATATCAGCCAGAAGGATCAGCTAGGGCTAGTGATGGCGTTAATTCCCCAAGGATTTTATAACTTAGGTTTACCGCCCTCACTCGAAACCTGCACCCGAGATACCTTTAAGGGCGGTACCGAATTTAGCCTTAAGGGCATTGCCAAAATTGCTCAGCAGTTGGCCGAGACCTTAGCCCATATGCACGCCCAGCAAATCAGTCATGGGGATGTGTATGCGCACAATATGATGATTAATCCGCAGATGGCGCTGTTGTTTGGTGACTTTGGCGCAGCCTCAAACTTAGCAAAGCTGCCGCCATTGGCGCGAGATGCCATGCAGGCCATTGAGGTGCGGGCGCTAGGCTGCTTGATTGACGACTTATTGCCCTTCGCTGGCGCCGATGAAGACGAAGCGATGCGAGCTCAACTGCGGCAGTTAAAAGATCTCTGTATGCAGCCGGATTTATCTTGCCGCCCACGCTTTACTGATATTGCCAAGACATTGGCGGCACAGCATTTAAGCTCGCGCGCGTAG
- a CDS encoding LysM peptidoglycan-binding domain-containing protein, whose amino-acid sequence MRKTFRHPSAFAALVVAILTAQLSGCATTSAQTSPTEYAAALPEAEGTSEQTTQPQHVEAEVIDERYTDVWEKIQHARTIDVHDDAEVRKQRNFFDDKQKFMTQVTQRAEPFLYYIVSQLETRNMPLELALLPIVESGYNPLAQANGPAGLWQMIPATGRNFGLTINSAYDGRKDALASTDAVLDYLQHLHDTLGNDWINAVAGYNSGELVIKAAIDRNKAKGKPTDFWSLNIPARQVQTVPKWLAFIQIIRAPSHYNLKVMPIANRPFLERLPAPNGVELSQIANAAGLTKAEFKTYNPGYRQSVIPSKGKYQIALPIENIGQYQENQHQLSAQKHYDSQSYIVKSGDSLGTIAAKFDISVKELKQANNLSSDRIKIGQELTLLTPMTSEDNASSETPKQSKAQTTSQSAKTKTSSKTADKPAAKASTYKVKSGDSLDKIARKNKVKLADLMKWNQLNAKSIIKPGQELKLSE is encoded by the coding sequence ATGCGGAAAACCTTTCGCCACCCCAGTGCATTCGCTGCGCTCGTGGTCGCCATCTTGACGGCTCAGCTAAGCGGCTGCGCAACCACTTCGGCGCAAACCTCACCCACGGAATACGCTGCAGCCTTGCCAGAAGCCGAAGGCACTAGCGAACAGACGACGCAACCTCAGCATGTTGAGGCAGAAGTTATCGACGAACGCTATACCGATGTGTGGGAGAAAATCCAACACGCCCGTACTATTGATGTGCATGACGATGCTGAAGTGCGCAAACAGCGCAACTTTTTCGATGATAAGCAAAAGTTTATGACTCAGGTGACCCAACGCGCCGAGCCATTTTTATACTATATTGTCAGCCAACTCGAAACCCGTAATATGCCGCTCGAATTGGCATTATTACCTATTGTCGAGAGTGGCTATAATCCGCTTGCCCAGGCAAATGGGCCTGCTGGACTCTGGCAAATGATCCCTGCCACGGGACGTAACTTTGGCCTTACCATCAACTCAGCCTACGATGGCCGTAAAGATGCGCTGGCCTCGACCGATGCCGTACTCGACTATTTACAGCACTTGCACGACACCTTAGGTAACGACTGGATCAACGCCGTTGCAGGCTATAACAGTGGCGAGCTAGTGATCAAAGCCGCTATCGATAGAAACAAAGCTAAGGGCAAACCCACGGATTTCTGGTCGCTGAATATTCCGGCTCGCCAAGTGCAAACCGTGCCTAAATGGCTGGCCTTTATTCAAATTATCCGCGCACCTAGCCATTACAATCTCAAGGTGATGCCGATTGCCAACCGCCCATTTTTAGAGCGTTTACCTGCACCTAACGGCGTTGAACTCAGCCAAATCGCCAATGCTGCGGGACTCACTAAGGCGGAGTTTAAAACCTATAACCCTGGTTATCGCCAAAGCGTGATCCCAAGTAAGGGCAAATATCAAATCGCCCTGCCGATTGAAAACATCGGCCAATACCAAGAGAATCAGCATCAGCTGTCCGCGCAAAAACATTACGACAGCCAAAGCTATATTGTGAAATCCGGCGATAGCCTAGGTACAATTGCTGCGAAATTTGATATTTCAGTCAAAGAGTTAAAGCAGGCAAATAACCTCAGCTCCGATAGAATTAAAATCGGCCAAGAGCTGACCCTGTTAACGCCGATGACAAGCGAAGATAACGCCTCGAGCGAGACGCCAAAACAGAGCAAAGCTCAAACAACGTCTCAATCGGCTAAAACTAAAACCAGCAGTAAAACCGCTGACAAGCCCGCCGCGAAAGCCAGCACATACAAGGTGAAGTCCGGTGACTCGTTAGATAAAATCGCGCGCAAAAACAAAGTGAAGCTCGCGGATTTAATGAAGTGGAACCAGCTCAATGCCAAGAGCATTATTAAGCCTGGCCAAGAGCTAAAACTGTCGGAATAG
- a CDS encoding DUF4397 domain-containing protein has translation MLNNKLKGFAVLTFACLGVTACGGSDNNKDEDTSKTDTYVQFYNASVGSTATALKIGDKTYESVSYADAMPRFTSTPGVSAVEVMGKDASNKDISIYKEDIDLKTATDHFFVLHGDFASPSLLNINYSRTELDKQNAEADKSKMQLLIAHTAMDAPAYDAYIAKADQSFADAVMLGSVSYGDVSTPQILDTGDYKVYLAPAGTTNVSYTTASINFKSKVPYKLILRESFGASDAKISLDSVDSTTNVRNHVALESSVGFRVFNGLAAHNVDVKVVSNKQEALFSNVVPFGVTAYQGAEFNDFGVSVFDHTSQAKLLDNVLITLNQDDIKTIFIYEQTTEEGSQVKAMEMKQTQTPSPYSFKFDILSFADKSNLTLYFLKANDTIETATYKISAINPTAPQSLVVPKGEYSIKVIAVENGTKTVVYASEMMDFNNEDNVTMVLNKDASTSFGYNLVKL, from the coding sequence ATGCTTAACAATAAACTAAAAGGATTCGCGGTTTTGACCTTCGCCTGTTTGGGCGTGACCGCTTGTGGTGGCTCCGATAACAACAAGGATGAGGACACCTCGAAGACCGATACTTATGTGCAATTCTACAATGCTTCAGTGGGGAGTACGGCCACTGCACTTAAGATTGGCGATAAAACCTATGAGAGCGTGAGCTACGCCGATGCGATGCCAAGGTTTACTTCAACACCGGGCGTGAGTGCCGTCGAGGTAATGGGTAAAGATGCGTCTAACAAGGATATTTCGATCTACAAAGAGGATATCGATCTAAAAACCGCAACTGATCACTTCTTTGTGTTGCATGGGGATTTTGCCTCGCCATCGCTGCTAAATATCAATTACTCCCGCACTGAGTTAGATAAGCAAAATGCCGAAGCGGATAAGAGCAAAATGCAATTATTGATCGCCCATACGGCGATGGATGCGCCTGCCTACGATGCCTATATTGCCAAAGCCGATCAAAGCTTTGCCGATGCGGTGATGCTGGGCAGTGTCTCCTACGGTGACGTTTCAACACCGCAGATTTTGGACACTGGGGATTACAAGGTTTACCTCGCACCTGCGGGAACCACCAACGTGAGCTACACCACGGCAAGCATTAACTTTAAGTCTAAGGTGCCCTATAAGTTGATTTTAAGGGAAAGCTTTGGCGCCTCGGATGCCAAAATCAGCTTAGACAGTGTCGATTCAACCACTAATGTGCGTAATCATGTCGCCCTCGAAAGTAGTGTAGGCTTTAGAGTATTCAACGGCTTGGCCGCACATAATGTCGATGTCAAAGTGGTGAGCAATAAACAAGAAGCCCTATTTAGCAATGTGGTTCCCTTTGGCGTGACTGCTTATCAAGGCGCGGAGTTTAATGACTTTGGCGTGAGTGTGTTTGACCACACTAGCCAGGCTAAATTGCTCGATAATGTGTTGATCACCCTTAATCAGGACGATATCAAAACCATCTTCATCTACGAGCAAACCACCGAAGAGGGTAGCCAAGTCAAGGCGATGGAGATGAAGCAAACGCAAACGCCAAGCCCCTACAGCTTTAAGTTCGATATTCTTAGTTTTGCCGACAAGAGTAACCTGACGCTGTATTTCTTAAAGGCAAACGACACCATTGAAACTGCGACCTATAAGATCAGTGCCATTAATCCAACGGCGCCGCAATCCTTAGTAGTGCCAAAAGGTGAGTATTCCATCAAGGTCATTGCGGTGGAAAATGGCACTAAGACAGTAGTTTATGCATCAGAGATGATGGATTTTAATAACGAAGATAATGTCACTATGGTGCTGAATAAGGACGCTTCAACCAGCTTTGGCTATAACCTCGTTAAGCTTTAA
- a CDS encoding DEAD/DEAH box helicase: protein MQGILNYYKQCFQHDSAEINLWASHKLAEQDQLLLQHEDELSSGFLPRLPVPFAPASALMARSALYLREKVLLHCCLFFCGSVELNGEKRKVVTPLLYRECQLQLDGDNIYLECNHTLTGSGQFTINEPLLEKLVVEGHSLSQELRDNPTDVSGWIAWLRAGQADVDTGHLLHFPKLIDEAEFTRLSRKRGPFLVSRSQVILAERSFASRGILHELDKLITAPSLSAPLQALFGHAPSQDSESIHVDTQEDYLPGLLSRAQIQALKVAANHTLGQISGPPGTGKSYTIATVAAEQVLRGMSVLVVAHTDVAVDVIADKLQQQFQLGSSLIRAGSPQFIKVLKNQIDEMLHGQHPAVDQEVTDIVLRLAKQQLANVTRKQANMETGFIRHCRHAIRRGQKLATLEQKQSRWRLGFYQWFNRSGIKQFAQQWDVLDRLTALIEQKESLSLKYLQLATGYRLNQLLKHKRSTLVSFASALRARQSAKQLEGFYKTDFDALKQTFPIWLSSLASLHRVLPMQVQMFDLVIIDEATQANIAACLPALQRAKAALVVGDSKQLRHFSFLSRAKQTQIQTQLGLAADCRGLMSYRDASMLDLVSQSLERQSQVVFLNEHFRSKPELIQFSNQQFYQGMLKVMQHRPCTSSGHLHRVHVTGSRDSKGINAIEAEALIQKLSQLIDEQENALVPASIGVLSCFRNQTEYLSQQILARFSAQQIERHQLRIATPFGFQGEERDIMLLSFSITPKDSRAAVYLNRADMFNVAITRAKQMQWLFLSVQEHELPSNNLLATYLASAGQFQAAHHYVDSLDSFGQSVAHAIEEKGISVWRAYHIAGLELDILCRYGNQYLAIDLIGYPGPWADFFDIDMYKLLQRAGIKLIPVSYGLWCQQRELCIQHICQQLGIPQPR from the coding sequence TTGCAAGGGATTCTTAACTACTACAAACAGTGTTTTCAACACGACAGTGCTGAAATTAACCTCTGGGCTAGCCATAAGCTGGCGGAACAAGATCAACTCTTGCTCCAGCATGAAGACGAATTGAGTAGTGGTTTTCTACCGCGCCTGCCAGTGCCATTTGCTCCCGCATCAGCGTTAATGGCACGTAGTGCCTTGTATCTACGTGAAAAAGTACTATTGCATTGCTGCCTGTTTTTTTGCGGTAGTGTTGAGCTTAATGGAGAAAAACGTAAAGTCGTCACGCCACTGCTGTACCGAGAATGCCAATTACAGCTTGATGGCGATAACATTTACCTAGAATGCAATCACACTCTGACAGGCTCTGGGCAATTCACCATCAATGAGCCCCTGTTAGAAAAGTTAGTCGTTGAGGGCCATAGTTTAAGCCAAGAGTTACGCGACAATCCAACGGATGTTAGTGGTTGGATAGCTTGGCTGCGGGCGGGTCAGGCCGATGTCGACACGGGTCATTTATTACATTTCCCCAAACTGATCGATGAAGCGGAATTTACCCGGCTCAGCCGTAAACGCGGGCCGTTTTTGGTCAGCCGTAGCCAAGTGATTCTGGCAGAACGTTCCTTTGCCAGTCGCGGCATTTTGCACGAACTCGATAAACTCATCACGGCGCCCTCACTCTCAGCACCGCTGCAAGCACTGTTTGGGCATGCTCCAAGCCAAGATTCAGAAAGTATTCATGTCGATACCCAAGAGGATTACCTGCCAGGGCTATTAAGCCGCGCGCAAATTCAGGCCCTAAAGGTAGCGGCTAATCATACATTGGGGCAAATATCGGGCCCACCAGGCACGGGTAAGAGTTACACCATAGCCACAGTGGCAGCGGAACAAGTATTAAGGGGCATGTCAGTACTGGTAGTCGCCCACACGGATGTTGCGGTGGATGTGATCGCCGACAAATTACAGCAACAGTTCCAGCTTGGGAGCAGCCTTATCCGAGCCGGCTCACCGCAGTTTATTAAAGTCCTTAAGAACCAAATCGATGAGATGCTTCATGGTCAGCACCCCGCGGTTGACCAAGAGGTGACGGATATTGTGTTACGCCTTGCAAAACAACAGTTAGCCAATGTCACCCGTAAGCAGGCCAATATGGAAACGGGTTTTATACGCCACTGCCGACACGCAATACGTCGGGGCCAGAAACTCGCGACACTAGAGCAAAAGCAATCCCGCTGGCGCCTAGGATTTTATCAGTGGTTTAATCGCTCAGGCATCAAGCAGTTTGCCCAGCAATGGGATGTACTCGACAGATTAACCGCCCTTATCGAGCAAAAAGAAAGCTTAAGCCTCAAATACTTACAATTGGCTACTGGTTATCGATTAAATCAATTACTCAAACATAAGCGCAGTACGCTGGTGAGTTTTGCCAGTGCGCTACGGGCACGGCAGTCAGCGAAGCAACTCGAAGGCTTCTACAAGACAGATTTTGATGCTTTAAAACAGACCTTTCCTATTTGGTTATCTAGCCTTGCGAGCTTACATAGGGTACTGCCCATGCAGGTGCAAATGTTTGATTTGGTCATTATTGATGAGGCGACTCAAGCCAATATTGCCGCATGTCTACCGGCCTTGCAGCGCGCCAAAGCTGCGCTCGTTGTTGGCGATAGTAAACAGCTACGCCATTTCTCGTTTTTATCCCGCGCAAAACAAACCCAAATCCAGACCCAGCTCGGACTCGCAGCAGATTGCCGCGGATTAATGAGCTACCGTGATGCCAGTATGCTCGACTTAGTATCGCAATCCCTTGAACGCCAATCCCAAGTGGTATTTTTAAATGAGCATTTTCGGAGTAAACCTGAGCTAATCCAATTTAGTAATCAGCAGTTTTATCAAGGCATGTTGAAGGTTATGCAACACAGGCCCTGTACGAGTTCGGGGCACTTACACAGAGTCCATGTGACTGGCAGCCGTGATAGCAAGGGAATTAACGCCATAGAAGCCGAGGCATTAATTCAAAAACTGTCTCAACTGATTGATGAACAAGAGAATGCATTAGTTCCAGCCAGCATTGGGGTACTCTCCTGCTTTCGCAATCAGACAGAGTATTTATCCCAGCAAATTCTCGCGCGCTTTAGTGCGCAGCAGATAGAGCGCCACCAATTACGGATTGCGACGCCCTTCGGATTTCAAGGGGAGGAGCGCGATATTATGCTGCTGTCGTTTAGCATTACGCCCAAAGACAGCCGAGCGGCAGTGTATTTAAATCGCGCCGATATGTTTAATGTCGCGATTACCCGCGCCAAGCAGATGCAGTGGCTATTCTTATCCGTGCAAGAGCATGAGCTTCCTAGCAATAATTTACTGGCAACTTACTTAGCATCGGCGGGACAATTTCAAGCGGCACATCACTATGTCGATTCCCTCGATAGCTTCGGCCAGTCAGTCGCACACGCGATTGAAGAAAAAGGCATAAGCGTCTGGCGCGCCTATCATATAGCAGGATTAGAACTGGATATTCTGTGCCGTTATGGTAACCAATATTTAGCAATAGATTTAATCGGTTACCCAGGGCCTTGGGCGGACTTTTTCGATATTGATATGTATAAGCTGTTGCAGCGCGCAGGCATTAAACTTATCCCCGTCAGTTACGGACTATGGTGCCAACAGCGAGAACTTTGTATCCAGCATATTTGTCAGCAATTGGGTATTCCCCAGCCACGCTAA